A genomic region of Cryptococcus gattii WM276 chromosome F, complete sequence contains the following coding sequences:
- a CDS encoding ATP-dependent RNA helicase DBP2 (p68-like protein), putative (Similar to TIGR gene model, INSD accession AAW43962.1), whose amino-acid sequence MSYGGGYGGGGYGGGYGGGGGGYGGGGGGYGGGYGGGGGYGGGFGGDRMGNLGQGLQNIDWQNQSLAKFEKNFYVQDPRVTARSDAEVEAFRAEKEMKIQGKNVPRPITTFEEAGFPDYIMSEIRRMGFTAPSSIQCQAWPMALSGRDVVAIAETGSGKTISFCLPAMVHINAQPLLAPGDGPIVLILAPTRELAVQIQTEATKFGQSSRIRNTAIYGGAPKGPQIRDLQRGVEICVATPGRLIDMLETGKTNLKRVTYLVMDEADRMLDMGFEPQIRKIVSQIRPDRQTLLFSATWPKEVQRLAMDFLHDFIQVNIGSLDLTANHNVAQHVEVCTDFDKRSKLLSHLEKISQENGKVLIFVATKRVADDLTKFLRMDGWPALAIHGDKQQAERDWVLAEFKSGRSPIMLATDVASRGLDVRDIGYVINYDFPNNCEDYIHRIGRTGRAGRKGTSYTYFTMDNSKSARELVQILRESKADIPPELEEMAMYGGRGGGGRGRGGRGGGRGGYGGGGRGGYSSGANSYGGGGGGYSSRW is encoded by the exons ATG TCTTACGGTGGCGGCTACGGTGGCGGTGGTTACGGTGGTGGCTatggcggtggtggtggtggctacggtggtggtggcggcGGCTACG GCGGTGGCtatggtggtggtggtggttACGGTGGCGGTTTCG GTGGTGACCGAATGGGCAACCTTGGCCAGGGTTTGCAAAACATTGACTGGCAAAACCAGTCTCTTGCCAAATTTGAGAAGAA CTTCTACGTCCAGGACCCCCGAGTCACTGCTCGTTCTGACGCCGAGGTCGAAGCCTTCCGTGCCGAGAAGGAAATGAAG ATCCAAGGCAAGAACGTTCCTCGACCCATCACTACCTTTGAGGAGGCCGGCTTCCCCGACTACATCATGTCCGAGATCCGGCGAATGGGTTTCACTGCTCCTTCTTCTATCCAGTGCCAGGCTTGGCCTATGGCTTTGTCCGGTCGTGACGTTGTCGCCATTGCCGAGACTGGTTCTGGTAAGACTATCTCTTTCTGTCTTCCCGCGATGGTCCACATCAATGCCCAACCTCTCCTCGCCCCCGGTGACGGCCCTATCGTTCTTATCCTTGCTCCTACCCGAGAGCTTGCTGTTCAGATTCAGACTGAAGCTACCAAGTTTGGTCAGTCTTCCCGAATTAGGAACACTGCCATTTACGGCGGTGCTCCCAAGGGCCCTCAAATCCGAGACCTCCAACGAGGTGTCGAGATCTGTGTCGCCACTCCTGGTCGATTGATCGACATGCTCGAGACCGGAAAGACCAACCTCAAGCGCGTTACTTATCTCGTTATGGACGAAGCCGACCGAATGCTCGACATGGGTTTCGAGCCTCAGATTCGAAAGATTGTTTCTCAGATCCGACCTGACCGACAGACCCTCTTGTTCTCTGCCACTTGGCCCAAGGAGGTCCAGCGTCTCGCCATGGACTTCCTCCACGACTTTATCCAGGTTAACATTGGTTCTCTTGACCTTACTGCCAACCACAATGTTGCCCAGCATGTCGAAGTCTGCACTGACTTTGACAAGCGAAGCAAGCTTCTCAGCCACTTGGAAAAGATCTCTCAGGAGAACGGCAAGGTCCTTATCTTCGTTGCTACCAAGAGAGTCGCCGATGATTTGACCAAGTTCTTGAGGATGGACGGCTGGCCTGCCCTTGCTATCCACGGTGACAA GCAACAAGCTGAGCGTGACTGGGTTCTTGCCGAGTTCAAGTCTGGCCGAAGTCCTATCATGCTTGCCACTGACGTTGCTTCTCGAGGTCTCG ATGTTCGAGACATTGGTTACGTTATCAACTA CGACTTCCCCAACAACTGTGAAGATTACATTCACCGAATCGGCCGAACAGGTCGTGCTGGCCGAAAGGGTACTTCGTACACTTACTTCACTATGGACAACTCCAAATCTGCTCGTGAACTCGTCCAGATTTTGAGGGAGTCCAAGGCTGACAT CCCCCCTGAGCTTGAGGAGATGGCCATGTACGGCGGTcgaggtggtggtggtcgTGGCCGAGGCGGCCGTGGTGGTGGTCGAGGTGGTTACGGTGGTGGTGGCCGAGGCGGCTACAGCTCTGGCGCCAACTCTTACGGCGGCGGCGGTGGTGGCTATTCTAGCAGGTGGTAA
- a CDS encoding Hypothetical Protein (Similar to TIGR gene model, INSD accession AAW44243.1): MTGSSGTAGAGIPSGTTYVLPQQHMAQQQQQQQQQQQQQQQQQQPQHVQPPPREPTFNPTQQLYSGVAQNQSQHAVSPFDLDAMLQTDLTNFLSWLPDLGNNEGVQADGLQNTSDSNIPPGTLQPPSIFDNSTAPQHSPTRRASHSPSDSPPPAKRSKRTIEKKTVVEKPSACIICSKPLARIMIRAPKSRLPDPITVSLKCPQCAPVKQPSTLPDSNQASSATSSSIGTVETRKRMRASMEIDDEEAKVTERRTWCDVCQRIVGSGQVWGGKDRESILHQAEIICTGCDSKYQRCTDCGGGGGPRVGIGKWRMKQVFHPGRKTCSLSHTRLGDRTRELGVHVTPTDFTPEQMKEVLSRCKTLWNEKTLSRLAIPEMLEIDLPASLANPLRDFADVDDIVTRNWPSREAMIRADGVNPSRFKRLLSLIWAHSKPRRSVRTVDLEEEWSKQADENDEDDMSTVLANVKRTNVVIPAGSELIGMWGGEWDMQNGSLLISTFIPFEGTDGEDSTALSVGEMITKVQGLQQEINAERIAQAKRNGTEPELLPPCQHLWTVSGGYIPLVRERFADILIRKRAFVHVEEYLTRHPEFIECINARPVGLHPDIHRPVPHPGASESSADDQSAPRPLILVRWLGKDFDAEKILEIKQMEFGGGKAKVKKRLRSKT; this comes from the exons ATGACGGGTTCGAGCGGGACGGCCGGGGCGGGTATCCCATCCGGAACGACCTATGTCTTGCCTCAGCAGCACATGGcgcagcagcagcagcaacaacaacagcaacagcaacagcaacagcaacagcagcagccacAACATGTCCAACCGCCACCGCGAGAACCAACATTCAACCCTACTCAACAGCTGTACAGTGGTGTAGCGCAGAATCAGAGCCAGCATGCGGTCTCTCCATTCGATCTGGATGCAATGCTTCAGACAGATCTCACCAACTTCCTTTCTTGGTTACCAGATCTAGGTAATAATGAAGGTGTACAAGCAGATGGACTACAAAATACTAGTGACAGCAATATCCCTCCCGGTACTCTTCAGCCACCTTCTATTTTTGACAACTCCACTGCACCTCAACATTCACCTACTCGGCGCGCCAGCCATTCTCCCAGTGATTCACCACCCCCTGCTAAGCGTTCTAAACGTACCatagagaagaagactgtCGTCGAGAAACCATCTGCTTGCATCATTTGTTCCAAGCCCCTTGCCCGAATAATGATCCGCGCTCCAAAATCCCGCCTTCCAGACCCCATTACAGTCTCTCTCAAATGTCCTCAGTGCGCTCCTGTCAAACAGCCATCGACGCTCCCTGACTCCAATCAGGCGTCTTCTGCAACAAGCTCGTCAATAGGTACAGTGGAGACGAGGAAAAGAATGAGAGCGTCCATGGAAattgatgatgaggaggcAAAAGTCACTGAAAGACGGACTTGGTGCGATGTTTGCCAGAGAATAGTTGGTTCAGGTCAGGTCTGGGGAGGGAAAGATAGAGAGAGTATTCTGCATCAGGCGGAGATCATCTGCACTGGATGCGATAGCAAATACCAAAGGTGTACAGAC TGTGGGGGAGGTGGAGGCCCTCGAGTTGGTATAGGAAAGTGGCGAATGAAGCAAGTCTTCCATCCGGGGCGTAAGACGTGCAGTTTATCCCATACTCG TCTGGGGGATCGTACTCGAGAATTGGGTGTTCATGTCACTCCGACAGATTTTACTCCAGAACAGATGAAAGAAGTTCTTTCGCGCTGCAAAACGCTATGGAATGAGAAAACTCTTTCAAGACTGGCTATACCTGAAATGCTAGA GATCGATCTTCCCGCGAGCCTTGCAAATCCTCTTCGTGATTTCGCAGATGTGGATGATATCGTCACTCGCAACTGGCCGTCTCGAGAAGCTATGATTCGGGCCGATGGCGTGAATCCATCACGGTTCAAAAGGTTACTCTCACTCATC TGGGCTCATTCAAAACCGCGGCGTAGTGTTAGAACAGTCGATTTGGAAGAGGAATGGTCAAAGCAGGCAGATGAAAATGACGAGGATGATATGAGTACAGTGTTGGCCAATGTAAAGCGAA CCAATGTTGTTATCCCTGCAGGGTCTGAATTGATTGGCATGTGGGGTGGTGAATGGGATATGCAAA ATGGATCCCTTCTTATTTCAACCTTTATCCCTTTCGAGGGTACAGATGGAGAAGACAGTACTGCACTATCGGTAGGGGAGATGATTACCAAAGTGCAGGGACTGCAACAAGAGATCAACGCCGAAAGGATCGCACAGGCAAAGAGGAACGGGACGGAGCCAGAGCTGCTGCCTCCGTGTCAGCATCTGTGGACGGTCTCAGGA GGATATATCCCTCTCGTACGAGAAAGATTTGCCGATATTCTAATCAGAAAGAGAGCTTTTGTGCATGTTGAAGAATACTTGACAAGGCATCCTGAATTCATTGAATGTATCAACGCGCGCCCAG TTGGTTTACACCCTGACATACATCGACCTGTTCCCCACCCGGGTGCCTCCGAATCAAGCGCCGATGATCAGTCCGCTCCTCGCCCGTTAATCCTGGTCAGATGGCTTGGAAAAGATTTCGACGCGGAAAAGATCTTGGAGATTAAGCAGATGGAAtttggaggaggaaaagcCAAAGTTAAGAAGAGGCTGAGGAGCAAAACTTGA
- a CDS encoding Hypothetical Protein (Similar to TIGR gene model, INSD accession AAW43955.1), with amino-acid sequence MSKKYHQKAYTAEEKRKAIQMYEEKIHYSARYSNDEWEFRHVIIPKPLVKFIPPGVCAEEVWRGIGIRQSPGWEMYMRHEPEPHVLLFRRPKNYDQIHRPFSQTLAARKLNINNSDVPARPAPAK; translated from the exons ATGAGCAAGAAGTATCACCAAAAGGCTTATACCGCCGAGGAGAAGCGAAAAGCCATCCAGATGTACGAAGAGAAGATACATTACAGTGCCAGGTATTCTA ATGATGAATGGGAATTTAG GCATGTCATT ATTCCAAAACCCCTTGTCAAATTCATTCCTCCTGGTGTCTGTGCTGAAGAAGTTTGGAGAGGGATTGGGATTAGACAATCCCCTGG ATGGGAGATGTATATGCGTCACGAACCT GAACCG CATGTCCTCCTCTTCCGTCGCCCTAAAAATTATGACCAAATTCACCGACCATTTTCCCAAACATTAGCCGCTCGAAAGCTCAACATTAACAACAGTGACGTTCCAGCTCGTCCTGCTCCTGCAAAGTAA
- a CDS encoding Hypothetical Protein (Similar to TIGR gene model, INSD accession AAW44258.1) translates to MKYALRLLNEASQSVPRIKPRTYSLTQFHRMHEHVRPRYLLLNNIPRTALPSDILRALRDGGAVDSSFPLTAITSPAPSLPRTPSLTRTWHLTTPSQAHAEAIHSHIQRHPLFSTSTGLPSGRQPSQNPNVNPGLTPVSHVQFTSTTPKEWIDGMIEVAKLDSDVRAAERSKTVDPGFTTDWVLKPGFSGRRVIIKGLPGGASYDDVKRLAKDCNLVEGADACKRLPPSKFSLVSTFCLTVESVADAYRLVRKIHMKWYKSKNFGEKYLMRAEVAY, encoded by the exons ATGAAGTACGCCTTAAGATTACTCAACGAGGCTTCCCAGTCGGTCCCTCGAATTAAGCCCAGAACGTACTCCCTAACTCAGTTTC ATCGGATGCACGAGCATGTCAGACCAAGATATCTTCTACTGAACAACATACCGCGAACTGCCCTTCCAAGCGATATCTTGAGAGCTTTGAGAGATGGAGGCGCCGTGGACTCTTCTTTCCCCCTTACAGCAA TCACTTCTCCTGCACCCTCCCTCCCCAGAACGCCATCACTGACACGAACGTGGCATCTCACCACCCCTTCTCAGGCCCACGCTGAAGCTATCCATTCACACATTCAGAGacatcctctcttctccacctccacGGGGCTTCCCTCTGGCCGCCAGCCTAGTCAAAATCCCAATGTGAACCCGGGCCTTACGCCCGTCTCCCACGTACAGTTTACTTCCACAACGCCGAAGGAATGGATAGATGGCATGATCGAGGTTGCCAAGCTCGATTCAGATGTGAGGGCTGCGGAGAGGAGTAAAACTGTCGACCCTGGTTTCACCACGGATTGGGTGCTCAAGCCTGGATTCAGTGGGAGAAGAGTCATTATCAAAGGATTACCGGGAGGAGCAAGCTATGACGATGTGAAGCGACTGGCTAAAGATTGCAACCTTGTTGAAGGAGCCGACGCTTGCAAGAGACTACCGCC TTCCAAGTTCAGTCTCGTCTCTACTTTTTGCCTCACCGTCGAATCAGTTGCCGACGCGTATCGTTTGGTCCGGAAAATTCACATGAAGTGGTACAAGTCTAAGAATTTCGGTGAAAAGTACCTCATGCGTGCTGAAGTTGCTTATTAG
- a CDS encoding uncharacterized protein (Similar to TIGR gene model, INSD accession AAW43954.1), translating into MTKAYLLSRTLDPLLAVFTGLFAFYLNQNNPRTAPPPGHTLQELLRWKWAESKKIREARDKEASEEWEKVARELVGGASAEEAKR; encoded by the coding sequence ATGACCAAGGCATACCTCCTCTCACGAACGCTTgatcctcttcttgccgTTTTCACTGGTCTCTTCGCTTTTTACCTCAACCAAAACAATCCCCGAACAGCACCTCCCCCCGGCCACACATTGCAAGAGCTCCTGAGATGGAAGTGGGCAGAGTCTAAGAAGATCAGAGAGGCCAGGGATAAAGAGGCATCGGAAGAATGGGAAAAGGTGGCGAGAGAGCTTGTGGGAGGAGCTTCTGCCGAGGAGGCTAAGAGATAA
- a CDS encoding positive transcription elongation factor, putative (Similar to TIGR gene model, INSD accession AAW44241.1) yields MDATTLTGHVKELNAANQAGKSDEVVSLLKKLQAEVVPTEDLLRSSKAGVAIGKLRTHTTPSVSNLAKEIVKKWRDAVEESKKKRKRAEGDEGKDVKKEKEEGNGKRVKAESIHVYFAAGSSAVTPSASTPASVSTPDVKATSPPARQPLSTIDSSRTTPRTAKSDGMTDSLKADSSEGGSVDSVRDKCVVMIYDALALDSTAERAIGIERAANKSMNFSTGNDYRAKMRSLFLNLKDKGNPALRNEIVLGYISTEKVASMSKDEMASESVRMLKEKIASDNLFKAKAVGVTQAETDAFKCGRCHQRKCTYYQMQTRSADEPMTVSRFLVHII; encoded by the exons ATGGACGCCACCACCCTCACAGGGCACGTCAAAGAGCTCAATGCCGCAAATCAAGCGGGGAAATCAGAC GAAGTTGTTTCTCTACTCAAGAAACTTCAAGCTGAGGTTGTCCCCACAGAAGACCTCCTCCGA TCATCCAAAGCTGGTGTCGCAATCGGCAAGCTTCGTACCCACACCACACCATCAGTCTCAAATCTTGCCAAGGAGATCGTTAAGAAGTGGAGGGATGCGGTTGAGGAgtcaaagaagaagaggaagagagcagaaggcgatgaagggaaagatgtaaaaaaggagaaggaggaagggaaCGGGAAACGAGTCAAAGCGGAGA GTATTCATGTTTATTTTGCAGCGGGATCATCAGCGGTGACTCCATCGGCTAGTACCCCTGCCTCCGTTTCTACACCAGACGTCAAAGCGACCTCTCCTCCTGCCCGTCAACCGCTCTCAACGATTGATTCATCACGCACTACTCCTCGAACTGCCAAAAGCGACGGGATGACCGACAGCCTGAAGGCCGACTCGAGTGAAGGAGGCAGTGTGGATAGCGTGAGGGACAAGTGTGTAGTCATGATTTATGACGCATTGGCGTTGGATAGCACAGCTG AGCGCGCAATTGGAATTGAGCGCGCAGCGAACAAATCTATGAACTTCTCAACAGGAAACGACTACCGTGCTA AAATGCGATCATTATTCCTCAACTTGAAAGATAAGGGTAACCCCGCGTTGAGAAACGAGATTGTCTTGGGCTACATCAGCACAGAAAAAGTCGCTAGCATGTCCAAAGAT GAAATGGCCTCTGAAAGCGTTCGAATGctcaaggagaagattgcGAGCGACAACTTGTTCAAGGCCAAGGCTGTTGGAGTCACCCAAGCTGAGACAGACGCCTTCAAATGCGGAAGATGTCACCAGAGGAAGTGTACTTATTACCAGATGCAGACAAGAAGTGCGGATGAACCTATGACTGTGAGTCGATTCCTTGTCCATATTATCTGA
- a CDS encoding heme oxygenase 2, putative (Similar to TIGR gene model, INSD accession AAW43956.1): MQTAVSDKELHINSDSPTPLDTPSFRPNTPPFEQPAQSSAKVTEPGVDGLPELDLRKPISLLLKLGTKRAHIKAEHSAGAAALVQGDLGLEEYIRWLAALWRIYNALELGLQENSTNPVLAPTYDPALLARAAPLAADINYLLTLLPKDKDAVETNVSLKEPATPLPPFPLPSFIAPLFNDPPKPLANYLSHVRTLSASHVTAPGLLAHAYVRYLGDLSGGQFIGARVKKSFDLPGDDGTRFYQFDFQKGGNAQGEETRAETKKRLAEVKDWYRRGMDEAVGEDQRLKADLVEEANLAFSLNTDLFSIIHVPAKDSKKPESGTVAAEDRPQTRAELLTQSAWFLAAAIFGVILNIYGGPLLSKLFA, encoded by the exons ATGCAGACCGCCGTATCTGATAAGGAG TTGCACATCAATAGCGACTCTCCCACCCCTCTTGACACCCCCTCGTTCCGGCCCAACACTCCACCCTTTGAGCAACCCGCTCAATCCTCCGCCAAGGTCACCGAGCCTGGCGTTGATGGTCTTCCTGAATTGGATCTGAGAAAGCCCATCTCTCTTTTGCTTAAACTCGGTACCAAGAGGGCCCACATCAAGGCCGAGCACTCTGCTGGTGCTGCAGCTCTGGTTCAAGGCGACTTGGGTTTGGAGGAGTATATCAGATGGCTTGCTGCTCTTTGGAGGATTTACAA CGCCCTTGAACTCGGCCTCCAAGAAAACTCCACAAATCCTGTCCTCGCTCCCACCTACGACCCTGCTCTCCTCGCCCGTGCCGCCCCTCTCGCTGCCGATATTAACTACCTTCTCACCCTCTTGCCCAAGGACAAGGATGCCGTAGAGACCAATGTCTCTCTCAAAGAGCCTGCCACTCCGCTCCCTCCattccctcttccttccttcaTTGCTCCCTTATTCAACGACCCGCCCAAGCCTTTGGCAAACTACCTCAGCCACGTCCGAACACTGTCCGCCTCTCACGTCACCGCTCCAGGCCTTCTTGCTCACGCTTATGTGCGATACCTCGGTGATCTTTCCGGAGGACAATTTATCGGTGCGCGAGTAAAGAAATCTTTCGACCTTCCAGGCGACGATGGGACCAGGTTCTACCAGTTTGACTTCCAAAAGGGAGGCAATGCGCAAGGCGAAGAGACCAGAGCCGAGACAAAGAAAAGGCTGGCCGAGGTCAAGGATTGGTACAGACGAGGTATGGATGAGGCTGTGGGCGAGGACCAGAGGCTTAAGG CTGACCTCGTCGAAGAGGCCAACCTTGCTTTTTCCCTCAATACTGATCTTTTCTCCATCATTCACGTGCCCGCCAAGGATAGCAAGAAGCCTGAATCTGGCACTGTTGCTGCCGAAGACAGACCACAGACCCGCGCAGAGCTCCTCACGCAATCGGCCTGGTTCCTTGCAGCTGCCATCTTTGGCGTAATTTTGAACATTTACGGCGGACCCCTTCTCTCGAAGTTGTTCGCTTAA
- a CDS encoding Hypothetical Protein (Similar to TIGR gene model, INSD accession AAW44260.1): MMFLPSLRASSSRLAQPRLFSTTSRMLQKAPLAASTETATPEELLIKIGRNADKKLTPFAESWDKLNEVWFKTKKMNDLGLATKEKRYILWAFSRYSQGSAPSTFIRPPKPPKKFRGWGPKIQHGVRVRD; encoded by the exons ATGATGttccttccctctctccGCGCTTCTTCGTCACGCCTCGCCCAGCCTCGTCTCTTTTCCACCACCTCCCGAATGCTGCAAAAGGCTCCCTTGGCTGCTTCTA CTGAAACGGCTACACCCGAAGAACTCCTCATCAAGATTGGTCGTAATGCCGACAAGAAGCTTACGCCCTTTGCCGAGTCATGGGACAAGTTAAATGAAGTGTGGTTCAAGACTAAGAAGATGAACGATTTGGGGCTTGCTACCAAGGAAAAGAG ATATATT CTTTGGGCATTCTCAAGATACTCCCAAGGAAGTGCCCCTTCAACATTCATCCGTCCGCCTAAGCCACCAAAGAAGTTTAGAGG ATGGGGTCCCAAGATACAGCACGGCGTTCGCGTTAGGGATTAG
- a CDS encoding Glycerol transporter, putative (Similar to TIGR gene model, XP_571264.1), protein MSTGNEQLTNRVRNRQTETSKMQSLETSIPPPITPQHGIKKGKLFVTDFTITIPGSNARNMAGQEPGPSKWRTLEFRLYILVFILVVPMLIWVPMKVSLPSHPNYYKFAHKLSPGWLFGRPVDDSDIQYRSFRSNLLPLVVLSCAYLVTSSLQARLAPSPSSRARFIALFSAFMITLLHGTSAIKIIALLALNYHVSKFPTSPLIRKLWPWLIISGNMMILLFNEKWEGYKFESLHADLGVLDTYSGLLPRWHVSFNITMMRLVSFGLDYLWREPSDNTSRVQTSAAEHDYSFINFMAYCLYPPLYIAGPIMTFNDFLWQLRSPTSISVREKLNYAVRFLFCILTMESVLHTMYVVAIKDTAAWEGDSPAELSMIGFWNLVIVWLKLLIPWRFFRLWALLDGVDPPENMIRCVANNYSALGFWRSWHRSFNLWVVRYIYVPVGGSKNVIPATLLVFTFVALWHDLSFKLLAWGWLVSLFLVPEILARKLFAADKYGAHPLYRHVCAVGAVANILLMMTANLVGFVLGLEGTKHLLHELTSTVSGWSFMLFASSCLFIAAQVMFEYREEEKRRGIDRRC, encoded by the exons ATGAGCACCGGTAATGAGCAGTTAACAAATCGTGTACGC AACAGACAGACGGAAACAAGCAAAATGCAATCTTTAGAGACCTCCATACCGCCTCCTATAACTCCTCAACATGGCATAAAGAAGGGAAAGCTGTTTGTCACTGACTTTACCATTACGATACCCGGCTCAAATGCTCGAAACATGGCTGGACAGGAGCCAGGACCTTCGAAATGGCGTACGCTGGAGTTTCGATTGTATATATTAGTATTTATATTGGTGGTACCAATGTTGATATGGGTTCCTATGAAAGTCAGCTTGC CTAGCCATCCCAACTACTATAAATTTGCCCACAAGCTGTCACCAGGTTGGCTCTTTGGAAGACCTGTT GATGACAGTGACATCCAATACCGATCCTTCCGAAGCAACCTCCTTCCCCTTGTCGTCCTTTCCTGCGCTTACCTTGTCacttcttctcttcaaGCCCGCTTAGCTCCATCCCCTTCCTCCAGGGCTAGATTCATTGCCCTGTTCTCCGCCTTCATGATAACACTCCTCCACGGAACTTCAGCTATCAAAATTATCGCTCTGCTAGCCCTCAACTACCACGTCTCAAAATTTCCCACCTCGCCTTTAATCCGCAAACTTTGGCCCTGGTTAATAATCTCCGGAAACATGATGATTCTTCTCTTTAACGAGAAATGGGAAGGATACAAGTTTGAAAGTTTACATGCGGATCTGGGCGTACTG GACACTTATAGCGGACTTTTGCCCAGATGGCATGTCAGTTTCAACATTACAATGATGAGACTGGTTTCTTTTGGCCTAGACTATCTCTGGAGGGAACCGTCTGATAACACATCT CGTGTTCAGACATCTGCCGCCGAACACGATTATTCATTCATCAATTTCATGGCATACTGCTTGTACCCACCGTTGTATATTGCCGGCCCAATCATGACGTTCAATGATTTTTTATGGCAG CTTCGCTCCCCGACGTCGATTAGCGTACGAGAAAAGCTCAATTATGCTGTCCGCTTTCTTTTTTGCATCCTGACCATGGAGTCAGTACTCCATACAATGTATGTCGTGGCAATCAAAGACACAGCGGCCTGGGAGGGAGATTCGCCCGCCGAGTTGAGCATGATAGGATTCTGGAATTTAGTGATAGTATGGTTGAAA CTGCTCATTCCATGGAGATTCTTTCGTCTTTGGGCTCTACTCGACGGTGTCGATCCCCCGGAGAACATGATCCGCTGTGTCGCGAACAATTATTCAGCTTTGGGTTTCTGGCGTAGCTGGCATCGGAGCTTCAACCTCTGGGTTGTTAG ATATATTTACGTTCCTGTTGGAGGATCGAAAAATGTCATCCCAGCCACATTACTCGTCTTTACTTTTGTAGCTCTTTGGCATGATCTGTCATTCAAACTGCTTGCGTGGGGATGGCTGGTCAGCTTATTCCTTGTTCCTGAAATATTGGCGAGAAAGCTATTCGCTGCAGACAAG TATGGAGCGCATCCTCTATATCGTCATGTCTGCGCCGTAGGCGCTGTGGCCAACATTCTACTTATGATGACAGCCAACCTTGTCGGTTTCGTTTTAGGTCTCGAGGGGACAAAGCACCTTTTGCACGAACTTACATCAACAGTATCAG GATGGTCGTTCATGTTGTTTGCGAGCTCATGTTTGTTTATCGCCGCGCAAGTCATGTTTGAATACcgagaggaagaaaaacGTAGAGGAATAGACCGGCGATGTTGA